The genomic segment CTTCACTTCCCAGATTTCCTTCAGGCCTGAGAAGTCCGAAGAcgcggaaacgcgagaggaagcagcgatgCAAACTCATGGGGACTCTGGCTCACAAGTGAGAGGACGGAGGAGCGAGCAAACAGAGCAGGGAGCAGGGAGATGAACGAGGAGATGAGCtacgagggagaagagatagaacagagaagaggggaagaaaaagagaaaagagacacgaagaagatACGGGAGGAACGGgaaaggagaacagagaacagTGCGAGGAGAGTGAAgcgcgaaaaaagaggagagagagaagaaatgaagagaagggagagaagagacgcgaacggGAAGAAAGAATATATTCGTGCAGCGACAAAGAAGTCGAATTGCGATCACAACGCACCTAGTCCATACTGCGGAGGACAGGGCAGAAGCGGCTTCTCCACTTGAGtactcttcttttctttttcggccTCGACTCTCTTCTGTCCTACAGCGTTTCGCTGTTTCTGAAAATCCCCCCGTAGATCGAAGGCCTCAGTCGCCAGCTCGGCAAGTGAGCCTCGACAGCCTTCAGCTAATATAACTTGTCGCGCGAGTAGGTCTACGCCAGGGACGAAAGCGGATCCCCGTGTTCCGTCTTTCTTCACCCCCATGtcggctgtacgtacaccgcagaCGTACGGTCGCCCGTCTGCGGGTCGAAGCGCAAACgcagtcgaggaagaagacagacacgactcaacagatggagaagacgaagatgatgaagaggcaggagaatGATGGGAAGAAGATTCCGctaggagagaagagacgtcgACGCGAAAAGCAGACAACGGGAGTGGGTCCGAATGAGGTGAAGTCTTGACAAGCAAATCTGCTCCTGCAAAGCCTGAAGGAAAATTCTCAAAACaatcagaagaagaacagcaTTTACAGACGTCCATTGTCTGTTGGCAAACATTTGTTTGAAGACGCCTTTCTACACATGTTTAGGATTTTTTGGGTTGGACTCAGGTCACAATCTATGCGAACGTATCCATGTGCGGTGGTTGAAATGTATCGTCAAGACGccctcgtgtctcctctcgccgtcttcaGCTCGGTGCATCTGAGtctcgaggagagaaacgaaaggagacagagcggcGCGAAGGCCGCGTTTGGGGCTTCGCGTCAGCAAAGACGCAAACATTCCATTTCCTGCCAGTTCGACTTCTCGTCTGTGCCTACGTGGACAGTTTAGCAGTTCACTTTTCCGCgtgttctcgctcttttcacCTGAGTAGATTTCGACTCCGTAGTGTTCTTCGGCGACTGCGGCAAGCCACTGGGCGAGCTGTCCCAGACTGATAACGTAgttttttcctttgttcTTCAGTTCTGCAGGCAGGATCCAGGCGGGGAGGGAGAGCGCCTTTGCTCCGCTGAGAAACACGAGGACTTCGTCCTCCGTCGCGAGCGTCCGAACTGGCGGGCCGCcggctgtacgtacagcctGTGCGGCAGTTGGGCCGGCGTTGCGGCATCTGTCTTCCGCTTCGTGGATTCCCTGTTCTGCAGCTGAGGCGGAGGCCGTGACTGCCGTCTCGTCGAGGTGCTTGTCTCTCAGCGACTGCAAAACGTTGTCGACAATTTccgctgcgtcttcgtctctgttccgTCTCCGACTTCCCGACTTCTTCTCAGTTGCATCTCCATCCTGCGGGGGATGCTCAGAGACCGACCCGACCCCTCTGTCGACTCTGTCTGTCTTGTCTGCGGCTCGGGCAccctccgcgtctctcttctcttctgtttctctgcctgcgtcgGCGGCCCTGTCCTCTGTcccctgccttctctcccgcttcgcGTCACGCGTGTGCAGCTCGCCCCACAGCGCCCTCAGCTTCTCCAGGCCCTGCTGCAGGAAGACCGCGGCGGCAGCTACGCCTCCAGCCTCCTCGgctgcgggagagaaggagacagtagAAGGCGACAGGTTCGTCTTCCAGGCAGGGAAGAGTTCATCCAGAGCGCGAGGCTCGAAAACGTTCCCAGAGAGAATGTGCGACCCAATGTCACCTCCCTTGTCAATCACGCAGACAGACAAAGACGCGTTTGCCGTCTCGCAAAGCTGCTTCACGCGAATTGCCGCCGCGAGACCTGCAGGGCCGCCTCCGACGACCACCACGTCGTACCGCATGCGCTCtcgggaagaggagaaaacgcgcgacgccaaagaagacgcagagaaaggatgtgaggaagaagcgagggaaggggcagcggagagaagagcagaagaggagacagaaggcagagagcaaGGGCGTGGAacggaagcgaaaaaaaaggacTGGGTACGGAAAGGCTGTTGAGatgaaagggaagaagaggtagaaggagaacagacagaaatggagacagacgaaacgaagGCAGCAGGAGTTGAGggcagcgagaaaaaggacagaGAGTGCGGTGGAAAAGACACTTGGGAAGCACCAcgagaggtgaagaagaacgcgcgtGGCAACGTggaggagaacggagacagagaataggaagaagtcgaaacgCAGGTCGCGGAGAACGGCAAGGCGTTCCCAGAGACAAGAGCCAAGGAGACGCGCCAGGGCCtaaagcgacagaagagagagcgaagagacgccATGGGGAAGGAAAGCGGGCACAAAACAAACTGGAGAGCAGGTTGGGATCGGCGACGAttgatgcatgcacagaaaccACGGTCTGGACACTCTAGGTTGGAGAACGTCTGTTCTCAAACGCGTCTGTGAACCTCTTCTGGAACGTTCCTTAGAGAGACGGCGGCAGCTCGGCTGGGCACcgacaaagaaacaaagatCGGTGATGAAAGTCCCTTCCGACAAATCCTGTTGAGTCTAGTCACGAAGCGCGTCGATCTCCATCTGCaagtctccctttctcgccGGTCCGGTAGGTCGCAAGActtggggtgtacgtacagcttCCTGCACACGAGCCACACGCGCCATTTCCCCGTCGGTGCATCTGCTCTAGCGAGAGCGCGGAagtctctgcttctggcCTCAGGTGGCAACGCCTTCCACATGGACAGACAGACTCGCGggcggaaggagaggagcagctgcgctccagagaaaagcaaagacgaaaaactGGTAAAAGCCGGTCGAGCGCGCTCGCGAGCTCGCAGTGCGGTTTCGGGTCTACAGGCAGGTCTATCTCTGCGCAGCAGGCACAGCACGGAACGACGCCTCAAGAAATGCGGCGTTGAACTCGCGCTTTTGTcgaagggagacaggcaCTTCTTgccaaaaagagagaagagacagaaatgcGACAGCGGAAAACACCGCTAGCGATTTGAGTCTTGCCAGACTCACCGAGTGCGCTGTCTCAACGGTTGCCGGCGTTCGTCTGTGGCGGTCGCCGGTCGAGACTGGCGGGTCAAAAAGACGGGGAAATTGCGAGAGAATTGGAGGAAACTTCGAAAATGAAAAGGACATTTCCAAGGAAAGTGCTTCACGGAGGACtgggaggaaaacgaggacgcTTTCGGAAAAAGTTCCCGGAGAGCGCCTCGACCTCGCAGCTGTCTCGCGAGACACCGTGAAGCGTTCAGAGCGCCCGCGAAGTTGTCGCTTCTGCTGCgcattttttctctgcagcgtgCATGTAGATTCGCGGCTCGAAGCCCCCCCACTGGCCCTGTGAAGCCACGGCATGGCGCGCGAATCATCAGGAAGCTGCAGCCAAGGAGAAAGACTTTCCTTTCTGCGAGCGCCGAGTTTTCCACAGTGGACGATCCTCTTTTCCACGTGTAGAGAagtcgtctcttttttctgcactTGTGGGGCTCTCGCAAGACTGCACAGCTGCCTCGGTCgggcgaaagaagagaagcgcgcttcttctttcttcttttcttttgcagATGAAAAAAGTCTCCTCGATTTTGACTGTGAGAAGAAGCTGGTTTCTCGGATTTGCGGCCTCGTGACGCCagcgtgtctccgtctctcggcGTCCTCAGTCCACGACCTTGACAAAGGCGAATCAAgtcgtttcctccctcccTTGGGGCAAGCGAATTGCGCGTTCCGTCGATTCTCCGACTTCTGACGTCGCCCCCAACGCAGCGGTGGCGAAACGCGTggtcttctcctcccgctttagttctcttctttttctccctaTCGAAAGACGAACCGGGTCGCACAGCTGTCCCTTCTGTCGGGCTCCGCGCGTTGTCTCTCCGCCTCACGCAccatgtctctctcgtgtgcttcttcttctctttcgcgggGCGCGCGTGGCGTCCAAACTCGCCTGTCTGCTGTCCGCCGAAGAGGCGAAtgcttttcgtctttctcttctctggagagagcagcgcgTCTCGCGAGACAGACCCAGaggttttcttcctcgccgtctctctgcctctcttctgcttctcatGAGCACCTCTGCGCCGCTCTCTGCTCCCCGTCGGCTTTCCGCGCCTCTCTGGGCTCCACGGTCGCCGCGCCCTTCTCGCCCCTCGCCCTGGCGGCCCGCGCCCTCTCGACCGCCTCGGCGGGGCCGTCAAACGCCGCGCCCGAAAGCGGTGGTGTctccgaaggagacagcagcagagGTGGCGCTTCAGTCGAGAGGatggaagacgaagaaggaagcggcgaacgaagaaagaggagtcCAGCAGAGAGCGCAGACCGCGAGCAACCGGAGaatgaagaaggcgagatgGAAACGGTGAGGACGAGGGACGCCGAAGTGTCtggaggaaagcagaaaggaggaaaggcagtgaacgacgaggaggaggaggcgagtAAAAAGCGCGCGAGtgctgaagaaagagagacaggaaacgaaggggATAGtaagggaagacgaggaggggGAGGCAGGCGGAaaagagtgaagaagggTCAGGACAGGGAGAAATCTGAAGAAGCAAGTCTGGGGAGAaggtggaagaaggaagggagaagacttccgaaggaggagaagagcggggagacagaagaagatcggagaaagacagagaaatgcGACCAGACcaaggaggggagagagaagcctgTGAAGGCGAGGAATCCGCTGAGACACCGCCATGCGCCAGAAGAGCTGCAGCTTCTCAATCTCCGACGACACCAACAGGTTCGTCTCGCCATCTGCCCagcttcgttttcctgctTGTATTGTGAAGCGacctgtctgttttcttgcaCTTTTTCAGGCTCTGGAAGACAAGTACCGCCAGTGCGtggaggaagtcgagagcctgaagaagaaaaatcgCGAGCTCCAAGACAAGGCCCTCCGCGCCTTTGCCGACATGGAGAATGCCCGCATGCGCCACCAAAAAGAGGTATACAGAGACGCGTCTCATCAACGCACCTTGTGGTTCTGTCGAACTTCATCTGTGTCTCCCCGTTTCCCTGACTGCAGAATGGCGTCCCAACTGGATTCGAGACACCTCAAAAGAGACCTTATACGAGTTATCTGAGTGCAGGTGCAGAGACCCCCGTTGTGTCTAGGCAGCTTGTCTGCAAAATCGGTTGGGATTTCGACGACGCACATTTATACACAATGTACCCCTATATTCAATCATATATACGCAGAAACATACTTCtgtatttacatatatgcaataatatatatatatatgtacgtacaTAAAAATAATCAGATATTTgcggatatatatatatatatata from the Toxoplasma gondii ME49 chromosome IX, whole genome shotgun sequence genome contains:
- a CDS encoding co-chaperone GrpE protein (encoded by transcript TGME49_265220~Signal peptide predicted by SignalP 2.0 HMM (probability 0.599) with cleavage site probability 0.374 at residue 108) is translated as MSLSCASSSLSRGARGVQTRLSAVRRRGECFSSFSSLERAARLARQTQRFSSSPSLCLSSASHEHLCAALCSPSAFRASLGSTVAAPFSPLALAARALSTASAGPSNAAPESGGVSEGDSSRGGASVERMEDEEGSGERRKRSPAESADREQPENEEGEMETALEDKYRQCVEEVESLKKKNRELQDKALRAFADMENARMRHQKEMASLKDYAVSDFAKAMLEVADAMAYATNSLKEAVQTDALIGPEENGDLDVATLKARLQQIYDGVKLTENLLHKTLDRFGVEQYNPEGEKFNPALHEALFELEHPEKAKGEVAQVIQRGYKIKERVLRAAKVGVSKGAPNSA
- a CDS encoding electron transfer flavoprotein-ubiquinone oxidoreductase (encoded by transcript TGME49_265230), coding for MASLRSLFCRFRPWRVSLALVSGNALPFSATCVSTSSYSLSPFSSTLPRAFFFTSRGASQVSFPPHSLSFFSLPSTPAAFVSSVSISVCSPSTSSSLSSQQPFRTQSFFFASVPRPCSLPSVSSSALLSAAPSLASSSHPFSASSLASRVFSSSRERMRYDVVVVGGGPAGLAAAIRVKQLCETANASLSVCVIDKGGDIGSHILSGNVFEPRALDELFPAWKTNLSPSTVSFSPAAEEAGGVAAAAVFLQQGLEKLRALWGELHTRDAKRERRQGTEDRAADAGRETEEKRDAEGARAADKTDRVDRGVGSVSEHPPQDGDATEKKSGSRRRNRDEDAAEIVDNVLQSLRDKHLDETAVTASASAAEQGIHEAEDRCRNAGPTAAQAVRTAGGPPVRTLATEDEVLVFLSGAKALSLPAWILPAELKNKGKNYVISLGQLAQWLAAVAEEHYGVEIYSGFAGADLLVKTSPHSDPLPLSAFRVDVSSLLAESSSHHSPASSSSSSSPSVESCLSSSSTAFALRPADGRPYVCGVRTADMGVKKDGTRGSAFVPGVDLLARQVILAEGCRGSLAELATEAFDLRGDFQKQRNAVGQKRVEAEKEKKSTQVEKPLLPCPPQYGLGLKEIWEVKGENYCKGKVVHAMGWPLGLRNYGGGFLYHAGEPNRILVGFVIGLDYKNPYINPYEEFQRWKKHPRIASVLTGGRCVAYGAKCLSEGGFQAIPKLTFPGGLLVGDCAGFLNSVKLKGTHLAMKSGMVAAEAVVDALLPSYPSSSSPPSPSSPSPSTSSAFLDGAEEKGEEAREREGRDEREAEGLEVEEYERRLRRSWAVEELFRIRNVKPSFRWGLLSGLVGTFLHARLTKGREPWTLRWNRHDREQTEEASQHKPIFYPPHDGSLTFDILDNLARSGTTHDHDQPSHLVIRHGKERVPVDVSLRRFAGPESRFCPAKVYEFVETEEDETTSSQLPETATGAGSSKASDGGGRGKRKERGTSTMRLQINAQNCLHCKCCAIKTTENFIEWRVPEGGGGPRYSGM